A single genomic interval of Fibrobacter sp. UWB13 harbors:
- a CDS encoding P-II family nitrogen regulator: MKLVTAYIQPEKLNSVKQSLYENKIYKMSVTNVLGCGQQKGYNQRFRGVVTEVNLLKKICLKIAVNDEFVQPCIDAIIKGARTGAIGDGKIFVTSLEQCVRIRTGETGPEAIG, from the coding sequence ATGAAGCTCGTCACAGCTTACATTCAACCTGAAAAGCTCAATAGCGTAAAGCAATCGCTATATGAGAACAAGATCTACAAGATGTCTGTCACTAACGTTCTTGGTTGCGGCCAGCAGAAGGGTTACAATCAACGTTTCCGTGGCGTTGTTACTGAAGTTAATTTGCTCAAGAAAATTTGTCTGAAGATTGCCGTGAATGATGAATTTGTGCAGCCTTGCATCGATGCCATCATCAAGGGCGCTCGTACGGGTGCCATCGGCGATGGAAAGATTTTCGTCACGTCGCTTGAACAGTGTGTTCGCATCCGCACGGGTGAAACTGGACCGGAAGCGATTGGTTAA
- a CDS encoding ammonium transporter, producing MNEVATVATVNDAIFMTENIWIMISAMLVFIMGLGFACVEAGLVRAKCSANVAFKNIAVPAIGITMYALLGFGLMYPGTFNGILGFAGFGIGDWANPANFTVAYNGHFTLFTDWLFQAMFAATAATIVSGAVAERVKLNSFLVFTIAYVALVYPVVGSWTWGGGWLSTFGAHGFHDLAGSTLVHSVGGWAALAGVMILGPRIGKYVGGKVHAIPAHNIPLATIGVFMLWFGWWGFNAGSALNGDPKATSWILVTTNLAAVAGIITATLTSWIVSKKPDATMALNGCLAGLVAITAGADVVTPLSSWIIGAIAGVLVVGAVFMFDRLHLDDPVGALSVHLVNGVWGTLAVGIFDITGDYTLGTQAVGVLAYAVPCFAAASLIFFIIKKTMGLRVTEKQELRGLDQAEHGQEAYSGFQIFSNM from the coding sequence ATGAACGAAGTAGCAACAGTCGCAACCGTCAACGACGCCATCTTTATGACGGAAAACATTTGGATCATGATCAGCGCCATGTTGGTGTTCATCATGGGTCTTGGATTTGCATGTGTCGAAGCAGGCCTTGTGCGTGCTAAGTGCTCTGCAAACGTCGCTTTCAAAAACATCGCTGTGCCGGCAATCGGTATCACGATGTACGCCTTGCTCGGCTTTGGCCTTATGTACCCGGGTACTTTCAACGGCATTCTCGGTTTCGCCGGCTTCGGCATTGGCGACTGGGCAAATCCGGCAAACTTCACCGTAGCCTACAACGGACACTTCACTCTGTTCACGGACTGGCTGTTCCAGGCAATGTTTGCAGCAACCGCCGCAACGATCGTTTCTGGTGCCGTTGCTGAACGTGTGAAGCTCAACTCCTTCCTCGTTTTTACCATCGCTTACGTGGCTCTCGTCTACCCTGTTGTCGGTAGCTGGACATGGGGCGGCGGCTGGCTCTCCACCTTCGGTGCTCACGGTTTCCACGACCTCGCCGGTTCTACCCTCGTCCACTCTGTGGGTGGTTGGGCAGCTCTCGCTGGCGTCATGATTCTCGGACCGCGTATCGGTAAGTATGTCGGTGGCAAGGTTCACGCTATCCCGGCTCACAACATTCCGCTCGCAACAATCGGTGTGTTCATGCTCTGGTTCGGTTGGTGGGGATTCAACGCCGGTTCTGCTCTCAACGGCGACCCGAAGGCTACTAGCTGGATTCTCGTGACCACGAACCTCGCTGCTGTCGCAGGCATCATCACTGCAACGCTCACAAGCTGGATTGTTTCCAAGAAGCCGGACGCCACCATGGCTCTCAACGGATGCCTTGCTGGTCTCGTCGCTATCACCGCTGGTGCAGACGTCGTGACCCCGCTTTCTTCCTGGATTATCGGTGCTATCGCTGGTGTGCTCGTCGTCGGTGCAGTCTTCATGTTCGACCGCTTGCACTTGGATGACCCGGTTGGTGCTCTCTCTGTCCACCTCGTGAACGGTGTCTGGGGTACGCTCGCTGTCGGTATCTTCGATATCACCGGTGACTACACGCTCGGCACTCAGGCTGTTGGCGTCCTCGCCTACGCTGTCCCGTGCTTCGCTGCCGCAAGCCTCATCTTCTTCATCATCAAGAAGACCATGGGCCTCCGCGTGACTGAAAAGCAAGAACTTCGCGGCCTTGACCAAGCTGAACATGGTCAAGAAGCTTACAGCGGATTCCAAATCTTCAGCAACATGTAA
- a CDS encoding NAD(+) synthase, translated as MFGFYRITSVCPTLKVADTEFNTDEIIRCGLLAKNEGAAVVVFPEFCITGYTCSDLFHQELLLKKSLASLLKIAKAFDGSDMIVAVGLPLRMFGKLYNCAALLQRGKIIGITPKIHLPNQREFYEKRHFNSGRDLLSANCAKIGGYGKAPLTYSFDGVGEVPITNFFTVNGSEEIRIGVELCEDLWTAAPPSGKLALAGANVILNLSASDALVGKGDYRRNLVMNQSARCMAAYVYASAGVHESTTDMVFSGHLMIAENGSMLAERKNYSRKSEIVFADIDVQRLNAQRLSEGSFQDFDSTEYFAKAANFASLPVVANDSKKPTEGLKYRYIAPMPFVPSDIAHRDSNCREIFNIQCAGLAKRLESSYAKRAVLGLSGGLDSTLALLVVVETFKLLNRPLNEILVTTMPGFGTTKRTKNNAVAMAELLGVELRTIDIKPSCLQHFKDIGHDAAKLDVTYENVQARERTKILMNLANKEGGIVVGTGDLSEIALGWSTYNADHMSMYAVNCDIPKTLVRHVVAWYADHVLELMGVRATNSKDSAKALADVLRDILDTPVSPELLPADSNGQIAQKTESILGAYEIHDFYLYHFTKYGAEPRKLLYLAEKAFGAKVGEDGSAIEAKYPRDELVRVLKLFLKRFFAQQFKRSCIPDGPKVGTISLSPRADWRMPCDASSADWLKEIENL; from the coding sequence ATGTTCGGTTTTTACAGAATCACTTCTGTGTGTCCAACTTTGAAAGTTGCGGATACGGAATTCAATACTGATGAAATAATACGCTGCGGTCTCCTCGCCAAAAACGAAGGGGCCGCAGTTGTTGTTTTCCCTGAGTTCTGCATTACGGGTTACACCTGTAGTGATTTGTTCCATCAAGAACTTTTGCTGAAGAAATCACTTGCATCGCTTTTAAAAATTGCAAAGGCATTTGATGGTTCCGACATGATTGTCGCTGTGGGGCTTCCGCTCCGAATGTTCGGTAAGCTCTATAATTGCGCTGCCCTTTTGCAACGCGGAAAGATCATTGGCATTACACCAAAGATTCACCTACCGAACCAGCGTGAATTTTACGAAAAGCGCCATTTCAATAGCGGTCGCGATTTGCTAAGCGCAAACTGTGCTAAAATCGGCGGTTATGGGAAAGCTCCGCTCACGTATTCATTTGATGGCGTGGGCGAGGTGCCGATAACAAACTTCTTTACGGTAAACGGTAGCGAAGAAATACGCATCGGCGTGGAACTTTGCGAAGACTTGTGGACAGCGGCTCCGCCTAGCGGTAAACTTGCTTTGGCTGGCGCAAATGTGATTTTAAATTTGTCTGCAAGCGATGCGCTAGTAGGGAAGGGCGATTACCGTCGCAATCTCGTGATGAATCAGTCTGCGCGCTGCATGGCGGCATACGTTTATGCATCTGCCGGCGTTCATGAATCCACGACCGACATGGTCTTTAGCGGCCATTTGATGATTGCCGAAAACGGCTCCATGCTCGCCGAACGCAAAAATTACAGTCGCAAAAGTGAAATCGTTTTTGCCGATATCGATGTACAGCGTTTGAATGCCCAGCGCTTAAGCGAGGGGAGCTTCCAAGATTTTGATTCCACAGAATATTTTGCAAAGGCTGCAAATTTTGCATCACTTCCCGTTGTTGCGAATGATTCTAAAAAGCCCACGGAAGGTCTTAAATACCGCTACATTGCGCCGATGCCGTTTGTTCCAAGCGACATTGCTCATCGCGATTCTAACTGCCGCGAGATTTTCAACATCCAATGCGCAGGACTCGCCAAACGTCTGGAATCGTCGTATGCCAAACGTGCGGTTCTCGGGCTCAGTGGAGGTCTTGATTCAACGCTTGCATTGCTAGTCGTTGTTGAAACATTCAAGTTGCTGAATCGACCGCTGAACGAAATTCTCGTGACTACAATGCCTGGATTCGGAACGACCAAACGCACAAAAAATAACGCTGTTGCAATGGCGGAGCTCTTGGGCGTTGAACTCCGAACAATCGACATCAAGCCCTCTTGCTTGCAGCATTTCAAAGACATCGGTCACGATGCTGCAAAGCTTGACGTGACGTACGAAAACGTACAGGCTCGCGAACGTACCAAGATTTTGATGAACTTGGCAAATAAAGAAGGCGGCATTGTCGTTGGAACGGGCGACCTTTCCGAAATCGCTCTTGGTTGGAGCACGTATAACGCCGATCATATGTCCATGTATGCCGTGAACTGCGATATTCCAAAGACGCTCGTGCGCCACGTTGTCGCATGGTACGCCGATCATGTGCTGGAATTGATGGGGGTGCGTGCGACAAATTCCAAGGATTCCGCGAAAGCCCTCGCCGATGTTCTCCGCGACATCTTGGATACGCCTGTTTCACCAGAGCTCTTGCCCGCCGATAGCAACGGACAAATCGCCCAAAAAACGGAGTCCATTCTCGGGGCTTATGAAATTCACGATTTCTATCTGTATCATTTTACAAAATATGGTGCAGAACCACGCAAATTGCTTTACTTGGCCGAGAAAGCTTTTGGGGCCAAAGTGGGCGAGGATGGCTCCGCAATTGAAGCGAAATACCCGCGTGACGAACTCGTTCGCGTTCTTAAGCTCTTCTTGAAACGCTTCTTTGCTCAGCAATTCAAGCGCAGTTGCATCCCGGACGGTCCAAAGGTCGGAACGATTTCGCTCTCTCCGCGAGCCGATTGGCGAATGCCCTGCGATGCCTCTTCTGCCGACTGGCTCAAGGAAATCGAGAATCTCTGA
- a CDS encoding sigma 54-interacting transcriptional regulator: MKQPIGSEIAVVQKISTIIIHERNVEKLLDNVLTILDTDMGMLNGTFTLLFGNTLKIEASHGLDEKKKRLGQYQVGEGITGHVAETGRSHVIPDLRKDSRFLNRTGARNYDSQVAFICVPLIHDEQIIGTLSVDRPVDVTTDLDRDVALLEIIANITGDAASECQTMLVERQSLIDENQKLRDMLSGKPSELVGNCREMQIVYEQVRQVAPSDATVLIRGGSGTGKEMIARAIVQLSSRKDKPFVTLNCAALPENLVESELFGHEKGAFTGAINMRKGRAEIADGGTLFLDEIGDLTMQTQVKLLRFLQERTFSRVGSNEELHSDVRFLAATSRNLEELMEKKLFREDLFYRLNIFPIAMPDLAKRQSDIILLAEHFIEKMNLRYGKKIVRLSTTAINLLMSYHWPGNVRELENCIERAVLTATDDCIHSYNLPPSLQTSLSTGTGKIITDHAPLDVMMCNYEKELITEAIKRNDGNISAAGRELGISPRMMNYRMNKLGLITK, translated from the coding sequence ATGAAACAACCAATAGGTTCAGAAATCGCGGTCGTTCAAAAGATCAGTACAATCATCATCCACGAGAGAAATGTTGAAAAGCTCTTGGATAATGTGCTCACCATTTTGGATACCGACATGGGAATGCTGAACGGCACGTTTACTTTGCTGTTCGGTAATACCTTGAAAATTGAAGCATCGCATGGACTTGATGAAAAGAAAAAGCGCCTAGGCCAATATCAGGTGGGCGAGGGCATCACAGGTCATGTGGCAGAAACAGGCCGCAGCCACGTGATTCCCGATTTGCGCAAGGATTCTCGATTCTTGAACCGCACAGGCGCTCGCAATTACGATAGCCAGGTCGCATTTATCTGCGTTCCTTTGATTCACGATGAACAAATTATCGGAACGCTTTCAGTTGACCGTCCTGTCGATGTGACGACGGATCTGGACCGCGATGTCGCACTTTTGGAAATCATCGCGAACATCACGGGTGATGCCGCTAGCGAATGCCAGACAATGCTTGTGGAACGCCAGTCCTTGATTGACGAAAACCAGAAGCTGCGTGACATGCTCAGCGGTAAGCCGAGTGAACTTGTTGGCAACTGCCGCGAAATGCAGATTGTGTACGAACAAGTGCGTCAAGTCGCTCCGTCGGATGCGACCGTGCTTATTCGCGGTGGTAGCGGTACAGGTAAAGAGATGATCGCTCGTGCAATTGTGCAGCTTTCATCTCGTAAAGACAAGCCGTTTGTAACGCTTAACTGCGCAGCCCTCCCAGAGAATCTTGTGGAAAGCGAACTTTTCGGTCACGAAAAAGGCGCATTCACAGGAGCCATTAACATGCGCAAGGGTCGTGCAGAAATTGCCGATGGCGGAACGCTCTTCCTCGACGAAATTGGCGATTTAACGATGCAGACCCAAGTCAAGCTGCTGCGCTTTTTGCAAGAACGCACGTTCAGTCGAGTCGGCAGCAATGAAGAACTCCATTCCGATGTTCGCTTCTTGGCGGCCACAAGCCGCAACCTCGAAGAACTCATGGAAAAGAAGCTCTTCCGCGAAGACTTGTTCTACCGCTTGAATATTTTCCCGATTGCGATGCCGGATTTGGCAAAGCGCCAGAGCGACATTATTTTGCTTGCCGAGCATTTCATTGAAAAGATGAATCTCAGGTACGGCAAAAAGATTGTTCGCTTGTCCACAACAGCAATTAACCTTTTGATGAGTTATCATTGGCCGGGTAACGTCCGTGAACTTGAAAACTGCATTGAACGCGCTGTGCTTACGGCGACAGACGATTGCATCCATAGCTACAATCTTCCACCTTCATTGCAGACTAGCTTAAGCACGGGTACCGGAAAGATTATTACCGATCACGCTCCGCTTGACGTGATGATGTGCAATTACGAAAAGGAATTGATCACAGAAGCTATCAAGCGCAACGACGGTAATATTTCGGCAGCGGGCCGCGAACTTGGCATTTCTCCGCGAATGATGAATTATCGAATGAACAAACTAGGATTGATTACAAAATAA